Genomic DNA from Streptomyces sp. NBC_01571:
CGCCCTGCCCCGCGACCGCGGCGGGCGCCCGTACAGCGCGGCGGAACGGCTGCTCGCCGCGCAGTTCGCCTCACAGGCCGCGCTGGCGCTGGTCCTCGCGGACGCCCAGCACAGCCGGGAGCGGCTCGCGGTCTACGAGGACCGCGACCGGATCGCCCGCGACCTGCACGACCTGGTCGTCCAGCGGCTCTTCGCCACCGGCATGATGCTGGAGTCCACGCAGCGACGCAGCTCCGGGGAGGCCGACGCCGAGGTACGCGAGATCCTGGGCCGGGCCGTCGACGAACTGCAGTCCACCGTCCAGGAGGTCCGCACCGCGATCTTCGCCCTCCAGCAGCCGCCCGCCGACGCCCCCACCACCCTGCGCGGCAAGGTGCTGCGCGAGACGGCGGGCGCGGCGGCAGTCCTGGGTTTCCAGCCGTCCACCCGTTTCACCGGCGCGGTGGAGGCACTCGTGCCGGAGCCGGTCGTCGGCCACCTGCTCGTGGCCCTCCGCCGCGCCCTCGCCTCCGCCGCGCGCCGCTCCGGGGTGTCCCGCGTCGAGGTCACGGTGGACGCGACGACGAGCCTGCCGGACGGGCGGGCCGGGGTGCGGCTGACGGTGTTCGACGACGGTGAGACGGGGGAGGGCGGCACAGGGGACGGGGACACGGGGGACGGCCAGGTGGGGACGACGGTCGTGTGGCGGTCGCCCCTGTGAGCGCCGGGCCGGTCACCCCTCACGTCAACTGCGCTTTTCCGCACGGCGCTTGACGCCTCACCCCGGCCTCCGTACCGTCACGTCTCGCATGCGTGGACATGACTCTGATTCACATCCGCGGACGCGAGGGACCGGACGAGCGCGGGACAGGACAAGGGTGAGGACGGGGTGGCCATGACCCAGCGGCGCGTGGTGGTGTCCGGTGGCGGCACCGGGATCGGCCTGGCGACGGCGGAGGTGTTCGCCGCGGACGGGGACCGGCTGATGCTCCTCGGCCGCCGCGAGGAGGTCCTGCGCAAGGCGGCCGACACGCTGAACAGCCGGTTCGGGGAGTCGACGGCGACCTGGTGCGCGGCGGACCTCTCCGACCCCGAACAGGTCGGCATGGTGAGGGACTTCGTCACGGGGGACGAGACCCCGGTGGACGTGCTGGTCGCCAACGCGGGCGGCAACGCGGCCGCCGCGCACGACGGCACCCTCGCCTCCATCGCGGACGGCTATCGCCGCAACTTCGACGCCAACGTACTGACCGCCGTGCTGCTCACCGAGGCCCTGCTCCCGCACGTCCGCAGGCCCGGCGGCCGCATCGTGCAGCTCTCGTCCATCGCCTCGCTGCGCGGCCCGGGGTCGTACGGCGGCTCCAAGGGCTGGATCAACACGTACACCTACGACCTCGCCCAGCGCGTCGGCCCCGAGGGCATCACCGTCAACGCGGTCGCCCCCGGCTTCGTCGGCGACACGGAGTTCTTCGGCGACCGGGCGACCCCGGAGTTCGTGGCGTCACGGGTCGCGCAGTCCCTGACGGGGCAGCCGGGTCACCCCTCGGAGATCGCCGCGGCCGTCCGGTACGTGGCGTCACCCGAGGCGGCGTATCTGACGGGGCAGCTGCTGCACGTCAACGGCGGGGCGGCGCTGGGCCGCTAAGGGCTGTGGCGCCGGGCCGACAGCGCGGGGCCGCCCTTCTCGCCGGGCGGGCGGTGAGGGCGACGCCGTCGCTCCCGGACCGGCGCCGGGGCGGATCAGCCGGTCAGGGTGGTCCCGCGCTGCCCGGGACCACGGGTGCCCGCGCCGGCTCCGTCCTGGTCTCCGCCCTGACCCCCGTCCCGGACGGTCCGTCCATGAGGACGTGCCGGCCGCCCGCCCGGCGCCTCCGTCGAGGCGCACGCCGATCTCCTTCGTCCACCCGGTGTCGTGGAAGTACAGGACGGCGGTCCGGCGCTCGGAGCCCTCGTCGGAGAAGCCGGCGGGGCCGCGACGTTCCGGAATCGGAGCGCGGCGTTCACCAGTTGGGGTGAGCCCGGCCCTGTCACCCCGCCCCTTCTCGGAGAGGTGGCCCCGGTCGTCCTCTGGTCGCGCGTGGAGGCGAGTGGATCAGGATCACCCGGCCGGTGTCCCGCACGCCGTCACCAAGGGCCGTGCGGCCGTCAACGGGGGTCCGCGGGGCGTTGGTCGGCCGTCCGTGCGCGGCGGGGCCACCTGGTCCTGGTCCGGATGGATGAATGCGGACCGCCGCCTCGGGGCTGCGACTCCCGTTACCGCGTTTCCACAGATAGAAACGGTTCTGCTACGCAGGCACTGGGTGGGGCGGGTGGGACTCGAACCCACGGCCGACGGATTATGAGTCCGCTGCTCTAACCGGCTGAGCTACCGCCCCTTACGGCGCGTCGCGCACATTTGTGCGCGCCGTCTGCCGCAGCATAGCCGCTCATACGATCTCCTGCTTCGGATGGTCGGCAACGCATGACCATGTGGACTTCGGTGCCGGCCACGCGGTTCCCCCGGACATGAAAAAGGACCCCTGAGGGGTCCTCTTCCGTTGCTCTCCCGACTGGACTCGAACCAGTAACCTGCCGGTTAACAGCCGGCTGCTCTGCCAATTGAGCTACAGGAGATCGCGCTCCCCCGACTGGACTCGAACCAGTAACCTGCCGGTTAACAGCCGGCTGCTCTGCCAATTGAGCTACGGAGGATTGCCTCGTTGCATCGAACGCACCTACCTGGGTATTCGCCAGGGGGCGTGCGCTCGCTGCGACACATACATTAGCGCAAGCAGGGGGGTGCTCCGCCAATCGGTTCCCCCCGCACCGATGCCGACGCAAGGGAAGGGTGGCCGTCATGCGCTACCGGCTCACATTCGTCGCCGGACTGGCCGTGGGTTACGTGCTGGGCACACGCGCCGGGCGCGAGCGCTACGAACAGCTGAAGAAGTCCGCGCGGCAGGTCGCGCAGAACCCCGCGGTGCGCAACACCGCCGAGACCGCCGCCCAGCAGGGGCGCCAGGCCGCGGGCAAGGCGTACCACGCGGTGAGCGAGAAAATGGGCGACCACGTGCCCGACTCGGTGACCCAGCGGGTCCGCTCCCTGCGCGAGCGGAACACCAACGGCTCCGGGGCGGACGACTGGGGCACCACCAACACCTGAGGCTCCGGACGGCACCCGAGGCTCCGGATGGCCGTATCGCCCGAAAAGCCCGGTGCGAGAGGCGTCGGGCCCCTCGCACCGAGGCCTCAGGGCCCCCGGGCACCCGTGCCCACCAGGGGTGACACCCGGCCCGGCGCGCTCACCTCCCGCGGTACGGCAGAATTTCCGCCATGGGGATAGTCGCCGGGTTGGACAGTTCACCCGATTTCACTCGCATCGTCGTCTGCGACACGGACACGGGCGCCGTGCTCAGGCAGGGGTATGCGCCGCACCCGGTGGAGAGCACCGAGAGCGGCGGCCGCCCTTCCGACGTCGATCCGCAGGCCTGGCTGCTGTCCCTGGGCGAGGCCGCCGGCGGCGGCCTGCTCGAAGGCGTGCAGGCCATCGGCGTGTCGGCGCAGCAGAACGGGCTCGTCCCACTGGACGCGCAGGGCAACACGGTGCGCCCCGCCCTGGTCGGCGGTGACAAGCGGGCCCAGGTCGCCGCCGCCGACCTGGTGGACGCGCTCGGCGGGCGCGAGGCGTGGGCCCAGGCCGTGGGCTGCGTCCCCCAGGCCGCGCAGCCGGTGACCAAGCTGCGCTGGCTGAACAGGAACGAACCCGACGCGGCCCAGCGCACCGCCGTGCTGCTCCAGGCGCACGACTGGCTGGTGTGGCAGTTGCTCGGCCGTCCGCTGCGCCGGACCACCGACCGCGGCGGGGCCTCCGGCACCGGCTACTGGTCGGCGGCGACCGGCGCCTACCGGCCGGATCTCGTCGACCTCGCGCTGGGCCACCAGGCCACGCTGCCGGAGGTGCTCGGCCCGTCCGAGGCCGCGGGCACCACCCCCGAAGGGCTGCTGATCTCGGCGGGCACCGGCGAGACGATGGCGGCGGCCTTCGGACTCGGCATCGGGCTCGGGGACGCGGTCGTCTCCCTCGGCGCCTCCGGGTCCGTGATGGCCGTACACACCGAGGCGCTGGCCGATCCCTCCGGCATGATCACCTCGCTGGCGGACGCGACCGGGCTCCACCTGCCGGTGGTGACGACGCTGAACGCCGTTCGGACCCTGCGCGGCGCCGCCGAACTGCTCGGCCTGCCCGACCTGGAGAGCCTGTCCGAGCTGGCGATGAAGTCCACGCCGGGCTCGCACGGACTGGTCCTGCTCCCCTATCTGGAGGGCGAGCGGACCCCGAACCTCCCCCACACGGCGGGCACTCTCGCCGGGCTGCGGCGCGAGTCGATGCGGCCCGAGCACCTGGCGCGGGCCGCGTTCGAGGGCATGCTGTGCGGGCTCGCGGACGCGCTCGACGTCCTGCGCGGGCGGGGCGTGGACGTCCGGCGGGTCTTCCTGCTCGGGGCCGCCGCGGAGCTGCCGGCCGTGCAGGCCGCGGCGCCCGCGCTGTTCGGCGCGCAGGTCGTCGTGCCGCAGCCCGCGGACTACGCGGCGCTCGGCGCGGCCCGCCAGGCGGCGTGGGCGCTCGGCGTGTCGCAGGGCACCCTCGACCCCCGGCTGCCACCCGTCTGGCAGGGTGCGGTCGCCCAGATCCTGGAGCCGGGTGAGGAACTGGCGGTGGGCCAGGCCGTACGGCAGCAGTACGTCTCCGTACGGGAGCAGACGCATCCTGGGGCGTTTCGCGCATGACGGCGCACAGGGGGGCACACGGGGGAACCGGGACGCGCGGTGAAGTCCCGTGGGGGCCGCGGGCGTACGTCCGAAGGTCCGGTTCGGGTCGGCTCTTGGTCCGCTCTTGGATTAATCGATTGGGGTAACGCGGGTGGAGTGTCCGACGATAGGGGGTGGTGCACCACCGACCGCACTGTCGTCGACGACTCCGAGAGAAGCCGCGTGCTCATACGACTGCTTCGGACCTACCTCAGTCCGTACAAGAAACCCATCGCCCTCCTGGTGTTCCTGCAGTTCCTGCAGACCTGCGCCACCCTCTACCTGCCGACCCTGAACGCGCACATCATCGACAACGGCGTGGTCAAGGGGGACACGGGATACATCCTGTCCTTCGGTGCCCTGATGATCGGGATCTCGCTGGTCCAGGTCTTCTGCAACATCGGAGCCGTCTACTACGGCGCCCGGACGGCGTCGGCCGTCGGCCGGGACATCCGCGCGGCCGTCTTCGACCGGGTGCAGTCGTTCTCCGCGCGCGAGGTCGGTCATTTCGGCGCCCCGTCACTGATCACCCGCACCACGAACGACGTGCAGCAGGTGCAGATGCTCGCGCTGATGACGTTCACCCTGCTGGTGTCGGCGCCCATCATGTGCGTGGGCGGCATCGTGCTCGCCCTCGGCCTGGACGTGCCGCTGTCCGCGATCCTGGTCGCCGTCGTGCCCATCCTCGGCATCGGGGTGACGCTGATCGTGCGCAGGCTGCGTCCGCTGTTCCGGACGATGCAGGTGCGGCTGGACACCGTGAACCGGGTGCTGCGCGAGCAGATCACCGGCAACCGCGTCATCCGCGCCTTCGTCCGGGACGACTACGAGAAGGACCGCTTCCGGGGCGCGAACACCGAGCTGACCAAGATGTCCCTGGCCACCGGCCGGATGCTCGCGCTGATGTTCCCGATGGTGATGACCGTCGTGAACCTCTCGTCGATCGCCGTGGTCTGGTTCGGTGCCCACCGCATCGCCAGTGGCGGCATGCAGATCGGCGACCTCACCGCGTTCCTCGCCTATCTGATGCAGATCGTGATGTCCGTGATGATGGCCACCTTCATGTTCATGATGGTGCCGCGCGCGGAGGTCTGTGCCGAGCGCATCCAGGAGGTCCTGGACACCTCCTCCAGCGTCGTGCCGCCCACCGCGCCCGTCCTGGAGCTGCGTCGCCACGGCCATCTGGAGATCCGCGGCGGCGGGTTCCGCTACCCGGGTGCCGAGGAGCCGGTGCTGAAGTCCATCGATCTGGTGGCGCGGCCGGGCGAGGTGACGGCCGTGATCGGGTCGACGGGCAGCGGGAAGTCGACCCTCCTGGGTCTGGTCCCCCGTCTCTTCGACGCCACCGACGGCCAGGTGCTGGTGGACGGTGAGGACGTGGCGACCGTGGAGCCGCAGCTGCTGGCCAGGACGGTCGGACTCGTCCCCCAGAAGCCGTACCTGTTCGCGGGCACGGTGGCGAGCAACCTGCGCTACGGCAATCCGGACGCGACCGACGAGGAGCTGTGGCACGCCCTGGAGGTGGCACAGGCCAAGGGCTTCGTGGAACAGCTGGACAACGGCCTGGACTCGGTGATCGCGCAGGGCGGCACGAATGTGTCGGGTGGTCAGCGCCAGCGCCTCGCGATCGCGCGCACCCTCGTTCAGCGCCCGGAGATCTACCTCTTCGACGACTCCTTCTCGGCCCTCGACTACGCGACGGACGCGGCGCTGCGGGCAGCGCTCGCCGAGGAGACCGCCGAGGCGACCGTGGTGATCGTCGCCCAGCGGGTGTCGACCATCCGTGAGGCCGACCGCATCGTGGTCCTCGACGAGGGCCGGGTCGTCGGCACCGGACGCCACCACGAACTGATGGCGGACAACGAGACCTACCGGGAGATCGTGCTCTCCCAGCTGACGGAAGCGGAGGCCGCCTGATGGCCGGGCCCATGGGACGCATGATGGCCGGGGGCGGCCCCGATCAGCGCTCGCTGGACTTCAAGGGATCCGGAAAACGGCTCCTGGCGCAGTTCAGGCCCGAACGCGTGACGCTCTACGTCATGCTGTGCGCGGTCGTGCTGAGCGTGGGGCTCTCGGTGGTCGGACCGAAGATCCTCGGCAAGGCCACCGACCTGGTCTTCGCGGGGATCATCGGGCGGCAGATGCCGGCCGGGGCCACCAAGGCCGAGGTCCTCGCGGGCATGCGCGAGCGGGGCGAGGGCGGCATGGCCGACATGCTCTCGGGGACGGACTTCACCCCGGGCAAGGGCATCGACTTCGGCGCCGTCGGCAACGTACTGCTGGTCGCGCTCTGCACCTTCCTGGTGGCCGGACTGCTGATGGCGGTGGCGACGCGCCTGGTGAACCGGGCCGTCAACAAGACCGTCTTCCACATGCGTGAGGACCTGCAGGCGAAGCTGTCGCGCCTGCCCCTCTCCTACTTCGACAAGCGGCAGCGCGGCGAGGTGCTCTCGCGGGCCACGAACGACCTCGACAACCTCCAGCAGACGCTCCAGCAGTCGATGGGCCAGCTGGTGAACTCGCTGCTGACCATCGTGGGTGTGCTCGCGATGATGTTCTGGGTGTCGTGGCTGCTGGCGCTCGTCGCGCTGGTCACCGTCCCGCTCTCCTTCTTCGTCGCCACCCGCATCGGCAAGCGCTCGCAGCCGCACTTCGTGCAGCAGTGGCGCACCACCGGCCAGCTCAACGCGCACATCGAGGAGATGTACACCGGGCACACGCTGGTGAAGGTGTTCGGACGCCAGGAGGAGTCGGCCGCGCAGTTCGCGGAGCAGAACGAGAAGCTCTACGAGGCCGGGTTCAAGGCCCAGTTCAACAGCGGGGTCATGCAGCCGCTGATGATGTTCGTGTCGAACCTGAACTACGTGCTGGTGGCGGTGGTCGGCGGGCTGCGGGTCGCGTCGGGCACGCTGTCGATCGGTGATGTGCAGGCCTTCATCCAGTACTCCCGGCAGTTCTCGATGCCGCTGACGCAGGTCGCGTCGATGGCGAACATGGTGCAGTCCGGGGTCGCCTCGGCGGAGCGCGTCTTCGAGCTGCTGGACGCGGAGGAGCAGGAGGCGGATCCCGTCCCGGCGGCGCGTCCGGACGAGCTGCGCGGGCGGGTGGCGCTGCAGAACGTGTCCTTCCGCTACGACCCCGAGAAGCCGCTCATCGAGGACCTGTCCCTGAAGGTGGAGCCCGGACACACGGTGGCGATCGTCGGCCCGACGGGTGCGGGCAAGACGACGCTGGTGAACCTGCTGATGCGCTTCTACGACGTCACGGGCGGCCGGATCACCCTCGACGGTGTCGACATCGCGTCGATGTCCCGGGACGAACTGCGGTCCGCGATCGGCATGGTGCTCCAGGACACCTGGCTGTTCGGCGGCACGATCGCGGAGAACATCGCGTACGGGGCCGCGCGCGACGTGACCCGCGGGGAGATCGAGGAGGCGGCGCGGGCGGCTCACGCGGACCGGTTCGTCCGGACGCTGCCGGACGGCTACGACACCGTGATCGACGACGAGGGAAGCGGGGTCAGCGCGGGTGAGAAGCAGCTGATCACCATCGCGCGGGCGTTCCTGTCCGATCCGGTGATCCTGGTGCTCGACGAGGCGACCAGCTCCGTCGACACCCGCACCGAGGTGCTGATCCAGAAGGCGATGGCCAAACTGGCGCACGGGCGGACGTCGTTCGTGATCGCACACCGGCTCTCCACGATCCGGGACGCGGACACCATTCTCGTGATGGAGAACGGGTCGATCGTGGAGCAGGGGGCGCACGCCGAGCTGCTCGCGGCGGGCGGGGCGTACGCGCGGCTGTACCAGGCGCAGTTCGCCCAGGCGGTGGCCGAGGTCGACTAGGGCGTGTTGCGAAAGTCCCGTCGTCCGCCCGGAGGGCGGGCCTCGCGGCGTCTGGTGCGTGCTCTCGGCGTGCCGGGCGGAAGCCCGCGTACTGGACGTACTCGGGTTTTCGCCCGGTGCGGCGAGAGTGCGTGCCAGGCGCCGCGAGGCAGGCGGGACTTTCGCAACACGACCTAGACCGCCGGGCAGACCAGGGGGACCGGGGAGGGGTGCTCGCCGCCGCGAGCGCTCCTCCCCGCTCCTTTGCCCGTTCCCTCGTCCGGCGCGGGCGGAGGGGTGCTCAGTCGAGGTAGCCGCGCAACTGGTCCGCGAAGGCGTGGTCCCGCAGTTTGTTGAGGGTCTTGGACTCGATCTGGCGGATGCGTTCGCGTGTCACGCCGAAGATGCGGCCTATCTCCTCCAGGGTGCGGGGGCGGCCGTCCGCCAGGCCGTAGCGGAGCTGGACCACCTTGCGTTCCCGCTCGCCGAGCGTGGACAGGACCGCCTCCAGGTGCTCGCGCAGGAGGAGGAACGCGGCGGACTCGACGGGCGACGCCGCGTCGCCGTCCTCGATCAGGTCGCCCAGTGCCACGTCGTCCTCCTCGCCCACGGGGGCGTGCAGGGACACCGGCTCCTGGGCGAGGCGCAGGACTTCGCTGACCCGCTCGCTGGGGAGGTCGAGGTGGGCGGCGACCTCTTCGGGGGTGGGTTCGTAGCCGCGTTCCTGCAGCATGCGGCGCTGCACGCGGACCACCCGGTTGATCAGCTCGACGACGTGGACGGGGACCCGGATGGTCCTGGCCTGGTCGGCCAGCGCCCGCGACATGGCCTGCCGGATCCACCAGGTCGCGTACGTCGAGAACTTGTACCCGCGGGCGTAGTCGAACTTCTCGACGGCTCGGATCAGGCCCAGGTTGCCCTCCTGGACGAGGTCGAGCATGGTCAGGCCGCGGCCCACGTAGCGCTTCGCGACCGAGACCACGAGCCGCAGGTTCGCCTCGATCAGCCGGCGCTTGGCCATGCGGCCCATGACGACCAGTTTGTCGAGGTCGAGGGCGAGTTGGCTGTCCAGGTCGCAGGCGAGCCGCAACCGCTCCTCGGCGAAGAGACCGGCCTCCACCCGGCGGGCGAGTTCGACCTCCTCGGCCGCGGTGAGCAGCGGGATGCGGCCGATCTCACGCAGGTACTGGCGGAACAGGTCGGAGGAGGGGCCGCCGGTGTCCGCGGTGCGGGTGCGGAGCGGTTCCACGGGCTCGGGGGCCTCGGTCTCGACGTCGACCGCGTCCGCGGGCGGCCCGTCCGGCTCGGTCGGGATTTCCGGCTCCGCCTCGGGGTGGTGCGCGGCACGGCTCTGCGGGGGCAGCGCCGCGCCGACGCCGGGCTCCGCGTCCGTGTCCGTGGGGTTGTCGGTCTGTGTCAGGGTCTGGGTCTGCACGGGGGCGACCTCCAGGAATGTCGCTGCTGAGACGTGCGGCAGCGGTACGTCGGGGATGGGGTCGGCGGCCTCGCCGCTGTCCATCCCGTAGTCGTTTGGCGGAACGGCGGGTATCGGGAACCCGCCGCGTGCGGGTCGGCCGCGCTCCGAGGACTCAGGCACCGGAACCCAGTGTGGAGTACGACACATCGCCGCCACGAGGGGCGTGCGGTGACTTTTTGCGTCCGGTCCGTGACCGCGCGATTACCCTCGTGCACGAGTGCGCAGGGCCGGGCGGGCGAAACCTGTGGAAAGGCGCATGTGGGCGGCGAGCACCCCGGGGGACGGCGTGAGCGCCGGGGTCGCTCCAGTGGCGTGCGGGCCGCGGGCGCGGGCCGCCGCCGCGCGGCGGCGGCCCGGACCGGGCCGGGCCTCAGAGCGCTTCCGCGCCCCGTTCGCGCAACGCCTGCCCGTACTGCTGGAGGACCCACAACTCGTTCTGCACGGCGGTCAGCTGGGCCGGGTCGCCGTGGGCGCTGGCGCGGGCCAGGGCGCCCTGGACGTCCACGACGCGGCGCTCGACGGCACGGCGGCGGACCATGACGAGCTGGTCGCCTGCGTAGGTCTCGTCGACGGTCTTGCGCATGATGGCCTCGACGGCCAGCTCGGTGACCATGGCGCGCACCGTGTTGTCCGGGGCCGCCTCGCGGACCAGGACCAGGTACTCCTGGGGGTCCTGGGCCCCGTACTCCGCGCCGCCCGCCTCCATGATCGCCTGGCGTACGGCGGCGTACGGCGGGGCGGTGAACTCGTCGATCCCGTAGGCGTCGAAGGCCGGGGAGACCAGCTCGGGGCGCTGGAGGGCGAGCTTGAGCAGCTCGCGCTCGGTGGCGAAGACGGGGTTGCGGAGGTTGAGGGCGGGACCGCCGCGCGGTGTCTGGACGGCCGCGTACGTCTGCTGGGGCCGCTGTCCGGCGGGGGCCGGGCCGGCCGGGCCCTTGCCGCCGCGGTCGCGGGCCCAACGGGCCAGCTGGGCCACCCGCTTGACCACGAACTGGGTGTCGAGGATGCCGAGCATGCCGGCGAGCTGCACGGCGACCTCGTGCTGGGCGCCGCTGTTCTTGATGCGGGCGACGACCGGGGCCGCCTCGTCGAGCGCGGCCGCCCGTCCGGCCGGGGTCTCCAGGTCGTAGCGCGCGACGATGTGGCGCAGCGCGAACTCGAAGAGCGGAGTGCGTGGTTCGACGAGG
This window encodes:
- a CDS encoding SDR family NAD(P)-dependent oxidoreductase is translated as MTQRRVVVSGGGTGIGLATAEVFAADGDRLMLLGRREEVLRKAADTLNSRFGESTATWCAADLSDPEQVGMVRDFVTGDETPVDVLVANAGGNAAAAHDGTLASIADGYRRNFDANVLTAVLLTEALLPHVRRPGGRIVQLSSIASLRGPGSYGGSKGWINTYTYDLAQRVGPEGITVNAVAPGFVGDTEFFGDRATPEFVASRVAQSLTGQPGHPSEIAAAVRYVASPEAAYLTGQLLHVNGGAALGR
- a CDS encoding YtxH domain-containing protein; translated protein: MRYRLTFVAGLAVGYVLGTRAGRERYEQLKKSARQVAQNPAVRNTAETAAQQGRQAAGKAYHAVSEKMGDHVPDSVTQRVRSLRERNTNGSGADDWGTTNT
- a CDS encoding FGGY family carbohydrate kinase, which gives rise to MGIVAGLDSSPDFTRIVVCDTDTGAVLRQGYAPHPVESTESGGRPSDVDPQAWLLSLGEAAGGGLLEGVQAIGVSAQQNGLVPLDAQGNTVRPALVGGDKRAQVAAADLVDALGGREAWAQAVGCVPQAAQPVTKLRWLNRNEPDAAQRTAVLLQAHDWLVWQLLGRPLRRTTDRGGASGTGYWSAATGAYRPDLVDLALGHQATLPEVLGPSEAAGTTPEGLLISAGTGETMAAAFGLGIGLGDAVVSLGASGSVMAVHTEALADPSGMITSLADATGLHLPVVTTLNAVRTLRGAAELLGLPDLESLSELAMKSTPGSHGLVLLPYLEGERTPNLPHTAGTLAGLRRESMRPEHLARAAFEGMLCGLADALDVLRGRGVDVRRVFLLGAAAELPAVQAAAPALFGAQVVVPQPADYAALGAARQAAWALGVSQGTLDPRLPPVWQGAVAQILEPGEELAVGQAVRQQYVSVREQTHPGAFRA
- a CDS encoding ABC transporter ATP-binding protein gives rise to the protein MLIRLLRTYLSPYKKPIALLVFLQFLQTCATLYLPTLNAHIIDNGVVKGDTGYILSFGALMIGISLVQVFCNIGAVYYGARTASAVGRDIRAAVFDRVQSFSAREVGHFGAPSLITRTTNDVQQVQMLALMTFTLLVSAPIMCVGGIVLALGLDVPLSAILVAVVPILGIGVTLIVRRLRPLFRTMQVRLDTVNRVLREQITGNRVIRAFVRDDYEKDRFRGANTELTKMSLATGRMLALMFPMVMTVVNLSSIAVVWFGAHRIASGGMQIGDLTAFLAYLMQIVMSVMMATFMFMMVPRAEVCAERIQEVLDTSSSVVPPTAPVLELRRHGHLEIRGGGFRYPGAEEPVLKSIDLVARPGEVTAVIGSTGSGKSTLLGLVPRLFDATDGQVLVDGEDVATVEPQLLARTVGLVPQKPYLFAGTVASNLRYGNPDATDEELWHALEVAQAKGFVEQLDNGLDSVIAQGGTNVSGGQRQRLAIARTLVQRPEIYLFDDSFSALDYATDAALRAALAEETAEATVVIVAQRVSTIREADRIVVLDEGRVVGTGRHHELMADNETYREIVLSQLTEAEAA
- a CDS encoding ABC transporter ATP-binding protein, with the translated sequence MAGPMGRMMAGGGPDQRSLDFKGSGKRLLAQFRPERVTLYVMLCAVVLSVGLSVVGPKILGKATDLVFAGIIGRQMPAGATKAEVLAGMRERGEGGMADMLSGTDFTPGKGIDFGAVGNVLLVALCTFLVAGLLMAVATRLVNRAVNKTVFHMREDLQAKLSRLPLSYFDKRQRGEVLSRATNDLDNLQQTLQQSMGQLVNSLLTIVGVLAMMFWVSWLLALVALVTVPLSFFVATRIGKRSQPHFVQQWRTTGQLNAHIEEMYTGHTLVKVFGRQEESAAQFAEQNEKLYEAGFKAQFNSGVMQPLMMFVSNLNYVLVAVVGGLRVASGTLSIGDVQAFIQYSRQFSMPLTQVASMANMVQSGVASAERVFELLDAEEQEADPVPAARPDELRGRVALQNVSFRYDPEKPLIEDLSLKVEPGHTVAIVGPTGAGKTTLVNLLMRFYDVTGGRITLDGVDIASMSRDELRSAIGMVLQDTWLFGGTIAENIAYGAARDVTRGEIEEAARAAHADRFVRTLPDGYDTVIDDEGSGVSAGEKQLITIARAFLSDPVILVLDEATSSVDTRTEVLIQKAMAKLAHGRTSFVIAHRLSTIRDADTILVMENGSIVEQGAHAELLAAGGAYARLYQAQFAQAVAEVD
- a CDS encoding RNA polymerase sigma factor, with product MPESSERGRPARGGFPIPAVPPNDYGMDSGEAADPIPDVPLPHVSAATFLEVAPVQTQTLTQTDNPTDTDAEPGVGAALPPQSRAAHHPEAEPEIPTEPDGPPADAVDVETEAPEPVEPLRTRTADTGGPSSDLFRQYLREIGRIPLLTAAEEVELARRVEAGLFAEERLRLACDLDSQLALDLDKLVVMGRMAKRRLIEANLRLVVSVAKRYVGRGLTMLDLVQEGNLGLIRAVEKFDYARGYKFSTYATWWIRQAMSRALADQARTIRVPVHVVELINRVVRVQRRMLQERGYEPTPEEVAAHLDLPSERVSEVLRLAQEPVSLHAPVGEEDDVALGDLIEDGDAASPVESAAFLLLREHLEAVLSTLGERERKVVQLRYGLADGRPRTLEEIGRIFGVTRERIRQIESKTLNKLRDHAFADQLRGYLD